TGGCGGGCGTGGCGAAGGCGGCGCGTGACGCGCGGGTGGCGGAATTGCTGGCCCGGGTCGGGATAGCGGACAAGGCTGGCGACTATCCTGCGCGCCTGTCCGGCGGACAGCGGCAGCGCGTCGGCATCGCCCGCGCGCTGGCCACCCGGCCGGACATATTGCTGTGCGACGAGGCGACGAGCGCGCTCGACCCGGAAACGACGCGTTCGGTGCTGGCGCTGCTGGCCGATCTCAACCGCGAGATGGGGCTGACTATCATCCTCATCACCCACGAAATGTCGGTCGTTCGCGCGATCTGCGATCATGTCGCCGTCCTGGATCAGGGCCGCCTGGTCGAAACCGGCCCGGTCGACAGCATATTTATAGGATCGCGCGAGCAGGCGACACTGGCCCTGCTGGGGGAGGACGGCTGATGCAGGACGGCTTTTTCCAGAATATCGTCTGGCCCGACATCCTGCAGGCGACGATGGACACGCTGTTCATGCTGGGCGCTTCGCTGGTGCTGACGCTGCTGCTGGGCATTCCGCTGGGCGTGCTGCTGTTTCTGACGAACCGGGGGCAGATGAGCGAAAGCGTGGCGTTCAACCGGGTGTTGGGCGTGGTGGTCAATATCCTGCGCTCCATCCCCTTCGTCATCCTGCTGATCATGATGATCCCCTTCACCCTGCTGGTCATGGGAACCTCTCTGGGCGTCGCGGGGGCGATCCCGCCGCTGGTGGCGGGGGCCGCGCCCTTCTATGCGCGCCTGGTCGAAACCGCGCTGCGCGACATTCCGCGCGCGACCATAGAAGCGGCGCAGGCGATGGGCGCGACGCGGCTCCAGATCATCGGCAAGGTGCTGCTGCCCGAAGCGCTTCCCGGCCTGGTGTCGGGCGCGACCGTCACCGCCATCGCGCTCGTGTCATTCACGGCGATGGCGGGCGTGGTCGGCGCAGGCGGGCTGGGCGACCTCGCCATCCGCTACGGCTATCAGCGCTTTCAGGCCGACGTCATGCTGGTGACGGTCGTGCTTCTTGTGCTGCTCGTTCAACTCATCCAATGGTCCGGCGACTGGCTTGCCCGCCGGATCGACCATCGTTAGGATTTCGCCCATGCAGCGCCGCTCGCTTCTCATCCTGTTTCCTGCGCTGCTGCTGGCCGCCTGCGGCGGGGCGAAGGACAAGGCTGCGCCCGCCGATGGCGCGACGCTGAGCGTCGCCGCTACAGCCGTGCCGCATGCCGAAATATTGGACCATATCAAACCGGCGCTCGCGAAGCAGGGCGTGACGCTGAACATCCGCGTCTTCAACGATTATGTGCAGCCCAACCTGCAGGTCGAACGGGGGCAGATCGATGTCAGCTATTTCCAGACCGGCCCCTATCTGGACGAGTTCAACAAGGCGCAGCACACCAGTCTGAAACCGATCGCGGGCATCCATATCGAGCCGTTGGGCGCCTATTCGCGCAAGTGGAAGAGTCTGGCCCAACTCCCCGATGGCGCGACCGTCGCCATTCCGAACGAACCGAGCAATGGCGGCCGTGCGCTGCTGCTGCTGCAAAAGGTGGGGATGATCAAGCTGAAGAACCCGACCAACCCGCTGTCGACCATTCGCGATGTGACCGACAACCCCAAGAAGCTGGTGTTTCGCGAACTGGAATCGGCCACCCTGCCCCGCACGTTGGGTGAGGTCGACCTGGCCCTGATCAACACCAATTACGCGCTGGACGCCAAGCTTAATCCGGTGCGCGACGCGCTGGCGATCGAGGATGGCAAATCGCCTTATGTCAATTTCGTGGTCGGCAAGCCCGGCAGCGAGAAGGACCCACGCGTCGAAAAGCTGGTTGCGGCGCTGCAAAGCGACGATGTGAAGCGCTTCATGGCCGATCACTACAAGGGCGCGGTGCTCCCAGCCTTCTAAGCCAGGGGAACCATGCGGGCCGAGGATCATTACATATCCGATCCGACCGACCCATGGGGTGCCTCTCATGTGTTCGGAGCGCAAACCGATGCGCTTCACAAACGGGGGCCAATAGATGATTTTTACCGATTTCCTGCGTAATCGCCGCCGCGAACAGTTGACCGACGGCGACCTGGCGGCGCTGGAGCAGGCCGTCGCCGACGTGCGGACGGTCGCGCCGCGCCAGCCGCTTGCCATCGCCGGGAAACCGATCGGCGTCAGCACCTATCTGATCGACGGC
This window of the Sphingobium sp. CR2-8 genome carries:
- a CDS encoding methionine ABC transporter ATP-binding protein; the encoded protein is MIELTSISKRFPDGTAALTDVSLSIPKGSIFGIIGRSGAGKSTLLRLINGLERPSAGDVAIDGVALSGMKAADLRGLRRRIGMIFQAFGLLANRSVAGNVALPLELAGVAKAARDARVAELLARVGIADKAGDYPARLSGGQRQRVGIARALATRPDILLCDEATSALDPETTRSVLALLADLNREMGLTIILITHEMSVVRAICDHVAVLDQGRLVETGPVDSIFIGSREQATLALLGEDG
- a CDS encoding methionine ABC transporter permease, producing the protein MQDGFFQNIVWPDILQATMDTLFMLGASLVLTLLLGIPLGVLLFLTNRGQMSESVAFNRVLGVVVNILRSIPFVILLIMMIPFTLLVMGTSLGVAGAIPPLVAGAAPFYARLVETALRDIPRATIEAAQAMGATRLQIIGKVLLPEALPGLVSGATVTAIALVSFTAMAGVVGAGGLGDLAIRYGYQRFQADVMLVTVVLLVLLVQLIQWSGDWLARRIDHR
- a CDS encoding MetQ/NlpA family ABC transporter substrate-binding protein, whose product is MQRRSLLILFPALLLAACGGAKDKAAPADGATLSVAATAVPHAEILDHIKPALAKQGVTLNIRVFNDYVQPNLQVERGQIDVSYFQTGPYLDEFNKAQHTSLKPIAGIHIEPLGAYSRKWKSLAQLPDGATVAIPNEPSNGGRALLLLQKVGMIKLKNPTNPLSTIRDVTDNPKKLVFRELESATLPRTLGEVDLALINTNYALDAKLNPVRDALAIEDGKSPYVNFVVGKPGSEKDPRVEKLVAALQSDDVKRFMADHYKGAVLPAF